TTTTGGGTACGTTATGGACCTGGTGAAAGATCCTGCCGATGACGACCTGAAGTTTGAGCAATTCGGCGCAAAACTGTTTGTGCCACTTCAGGCGATGCCGTTTGTTGACGGTACCGAGCTGGATTACGTCCGCGAAGGTCTGAACCAGATTTTTAAATTCAACAACCCTAAAGCTCAACACGCCTGTGGGTGTGGTGAAAGCTTTGGCGTCGAGTAAGTGAAATATGTCACGACACAGCGAAGCATCTGACGATGTACAAATGTGGGAAGGTAAGCTCAATTATAAAGAGGGCT
The sequence above is drawn from the Pantoea nemavictus genome and encodes:
- the sufA gene encoding Fe-S cluster assembly scaffold SufA, with amino-acid sequence MSSVNADSFSPEDFVWKGLTLTESAAKQILNLVEQDPEVKGLKLGVKTSGCAGFGYVMDLVKDPADDDLKFEQFGAKLFVPLQAMPFVDGTELDYVREGLNQIFKFNNPKAQHACGCGESFGVE